In one window of Opitutus sp. GAS368 DNA:
- a CDS encoding sulfite exporter TauE/SafE family protein yields MTFESWQWALMVMGALLAGFSKTGIPGMGILFVAIFVNVLPVRQATGVVLPMLILGDLFAVALYLRHAQWSHLWRLLPATVAGVVLGWFVLRSLNDGQTVRLVGGIMLIMLAVHLWRKARAGAEAEAVGHAPRWFSALTGLLAGFATQVANAAGPVMSLYLLSLRLPKLEFLGTGAVFFMLINWFKVPFMVQLGMMNRDTLRLNLWLAPAVIAGALLGRAVLPRINQKAFETAALLLTALAVLKLLFS; encoded by the coding sequence ATGACTTTTGAATCGTGGCAGTGGGCATTGATGGTCATGGGCGCCCTGCTGGCGGGTTTTTCCAAGACCGGCATTCCGGGCATGGGCATCCTGTTCGTCGCTATCTTCGTCAACGTCCTGCCCGTGCGCCAGGCGACGGGCGTCGTGCTGCCGATGCTCATCCTGGGCGACTTGTTCGCGGTCGCGCTTTACCTGCGCCACGCGCAGTGGAGCCACCTGTGGCGGTTGCTGCCCGCGACGGTCGCGGGCGTCGTGCTGGGCTGGTTTGTGCTGCGGAGCCTGAATGACGGGCAGACGGTCCGGCTCGTAGGCGGCATCATGCTGATCATGCTCGCCGTGCATCTCTGGCGAAAGGCGCGCGCCGGCGCGGAGGCCGAGGCCGTCGGCCATGCGCCCCGGTGGTTCTCGGCGCTGACGGGGTTGCTGGCCGGCTTCGCGACCCAGGTGGCCAACGCGGCCGGCCCGGTGATGTCGCTCTACCTGCTGTCACTGCGGTTGCCGAAGCTGGAGTTCCTCGGCACCGGCGCGGTGTTTTTCATGCTGATCAACTGGTTCAAGGTGCCGTTCATGGTCCAGCTCGGTATGATGAATCGCGACACGCTGCGGTTGAACCTCTGGCTGGCGCCGGCGGTGATCGCGGGCGCGTTGCTCGGGCGCGCCGTGCTGCCCCGCATCAATCAAAAGGCGTTTGAGACCGCCGCGTTGCTTCTAACCGCGCTAGCGGTGCTCAAATTGCTGTTTTCCTGA
- the recF gene encoding DNA replication and repair protein RecF (All proteins in this family for which functions are known are DNA-binding proteins that assist the filamentation of RecA onto DNA for the initiation of recombination or recombinational repair.), whose translation MRFTKVTLQGFRNLPLVDVTLAGRRTFLCGANAQGKTNFLEALGYVTALRSFRGAESRALLGLGQPQAGLAFTVEHETFGESRLTITLTPQDRVVEWEHGKVARLADFIGKFPTVVFSSQDIQFLRGSPSLRRRWLDLTLAAMDAAYLTALQRYTRAVAERNMLLKQGGRDVGALEAFEHELAAHALTLVARRTAGVVELGEFFHAAHARLVPEGERAGLVYAPDSVVASAGEFTAVLVKCRPRDTLLKSTERGPHRDDLELVLNGRPARQFASEGQQRCLVIALRLAQAAYFRAKGGVTPVLLCDDVLGELDPGRREKFWASLEGEPQVIATGTSRPANDGGWQILSVVNGSIAS comes from the coding sequence GTGCGTTTCACGAAGGTCACTCTTCAGGGCTTCCGCAACCTGCCGCTCGTCGACGTGACGCTGGCGGGCCGGCGCACTTTCCTGTGCGGGGCCAACGCGCAGGGGAAAACCAACTTCCTCGAGGCACTGGGCTACGTGACGGCGTTGCGCTCGTTCCGTGGGGCGGAATCGCGGGCGCTGCTGGGTCTCGGCCAGCCGCAGGCCGGCCTGGCCTTCACGGTCGAGCACGAGACCTTTGGCGAGAGCCGGCTCACGATCACCCTGACGCCGCAGGACCGGGTGGTGGAGTGGGAGCACGGCAAGGTGGCGCGGCTGGCGGACTTCATCGGCAAGTTTCCCACCGTGGTGTTCTCGTCGCAGGACATCCAGTTTTTGCGTGGCTCACCCTCGCTGCGCCGCCGCTGGCTCGACCTCACCCTGGCCGCGATGGATGCGGCCTACCTGACGGCCCTGCAGCGCTACACCCGTGCCGTGGCCGAGCGGAACATGCTGCTCAAGCAGGGCGGACGCGACGTCGGGGCGCTCGAGGCCTTCGAGCACGAACTGGCCGCACATGCGCTGACGCTCGTGGCCAGGCGCACCGCCGGGGTGGTTGAACTCGGGGAATTTTTCCACGCGGCCCACGCGCGGCTCGTGCCGGAAGGCGAGCGGGCCGGGTTGGTCTACGCGCCGGATTCGGTGGTGGCCTCCGCGGGGGAGTTCACCGCGGTGCTCGTGAAATGCCGGCCGCGCGACACACTGTTGAAATCCACCGAGCGCGGTCCGCACCGCGATGACCTGGAATTGGTCCTCAACGGCCGGCCGGCCAGGCAGTTCGCCTCGGAAGGCCAGCAGCGCTGCCTCGTCATCGCGCTGCGGCTGGCGCAGGCCGCGTATTTCCGGGCCAAGGGTGGCGTCACGCCGGTGCTGTTGTGCGACGACGTGCTGGGTGAACTGGACCCGGGGCGGCGCGAGAAATTCTGGGCGTCGCTCGAGGGCGAACCACAGGTGATCGCGACCGGCACGAGCCGGCCCGCGAACGACGGCGGCTGGCAGATTTTGTCGGTGGTCAACGGGAGCATCGCGTCATGA
- a CDS encoding peptidylprolyl isomerase: protein MSNASTSEVAVLKTSYGEITIAFWSDVAPKTVENFKKLAREHFYDGTAFHRIIKGFMIQGGCPNTKEGENGQPGTGGPGYKLKAEFNAKSHVRGVVSMARSAHPDSAGSQFFICHGDAKFLDRQYTAFGQVIKGDEVLEQLANVPTKSGGGGEKSTPIDRVALESVKIVVQ from the coding sequence ATGAGCAATGCCTCCACCTCCGAAGTCGCCGTGCTGAAGACCAGCTATGGCGAGATCACCATCGCCTTCTGGTCCGACGTGGCCCCGAAGACCGTCGAAAATTTCAAGAAGCTCGCCCGCGAGCACTTCTACGACGGCACGGCCTTCCACCGCATCATCAAGGGCTTCATGATCCAGGGCGGCTGCCCCAACACCAAGGAGGGCGAGAACGGCCAGCCCGGCACCGGCGGCCCCGGCTACAAGCTCAAGGCCGAGTTCAACGCCAAGTCCCACGTCCGCGGTGTCGTCTCCATGGCCCGCTCGGCGCACCCTGACTCCGCCGGCTCGCAGTTCTTTATCTGCCACGGCGACGCCAAGTTCCTCGACCGCCAATACACCGCGTTCGGCCAGGTCATCAAGGGCGACGAGGTGCTCGAGCAGCTGGCCAACGTCCCGACCAAGTCGGGCGGCGGCGGGGAAAAGAGCACGCCCATCGACCGCGTCGCGCTCGAGAGCGTGAAGATCGTCGTCCAGTAG
- a CDS encoding LysR family transcriptional regulator, which yields MKANVFDTRHLLAFAALARLGSFTQAAQELFLTQSAISHAIKALEEQAGCRLFERSGRRVSLTQAGEQLLRHVDKILAEMKSARNGLEELSRWGHGRLRLGASTTACQYILPTVLREFKQSFPKCIISIDPGDHARQVELLQQNRIDLALMLEPAGLKDLAFVPLFVDEMRYLLAPVHAWARAGRVQRETLERETLILYNQTSYTFRLVKEYFQAEGLPLANFLELGSMEAIKELVKIGLGVGVLAPWVARAELAAGALVSLPLGRRKLRRRWGVAYLRGRRLTLGEETFVGLCQSVTTEFAGPDSAAA from the coding sequence ATGAAAGCCAACGTCTTCGACACCCGCCACCTGCTGGCCTTCGCCGCGCTTGCGCGGCTGGGCAGCTTCACGCAGGCGGCGCAGGAGCTCTTTCTGACGCAGAGCGCCATCAGCCACGCCATCAAGGCGCTGGAGGAGCAGGCGGGTTGCCGGCTGTTCGAGCGTTCGGGACGCCGGGTCAGCCTGACGCAGGCCGGCGAACAATTGCTGCGGCACGTGGACAAGATCCTCGCCGAGATGAAGTCCGCGCGCAACGGGCTGGAGGAACTGTCGCGCTGGGGCCACGGCCGGCTGCGGCTGGGCGCGAGCACGACGGCGTGCCAATACATCCTGCCGACGGTGCTGCGGGAATTTAAGCAGAGTTTCCCCAAATGCATCATCTCGATCGACCCGGGCGACCACGCCCGGCAGGTCGAGCTGCTGCAGCAAAACCGGATCGACCTGGCGCTGATGCTGGAGCCGGCCGGGCTGAAGGACCTGGCCTTCGTGCCGCTGTTCGTCGACGAGATGCGTTACCTGCTCGCGCCGGTGCACGCCTGGGCCCGCGCCGGGCGGGTGCAGCGCGAGACGCTCGAGCGCGAGACGCTGATCCTCTACAACCAGACGAGCTACACCTTCCGCCTCGTGAAGGAATATTTCCAGGCCGAGGGCCTGCCACTCGCCAATTTCCTCGAGCTCGGCAGCATGGAGGCGATCAAGGAGCTGGTGAAGATCGGTCTGGGCGTCGGCGTGCTTGCGCCGTGGGTGGCGCGGGCCGAGCTGGCGGCCGGGGCGTTGGTGTCACTACCGCTCGGCAGGCGCAAGCTGCGCCGCCGCTGGGGCGTGGCCTACCTGCGCGGGCGGCGGCTGACGCTGGGCGAGGAGACCTTCGTTGGGCTGTGCCAGAGCGTGACCACCGAGTTCGCCGGGCCGGACAGCGCGGCGGCATAA
- a CDS encoding CmpA/NrtA family ABC transporter substrate-binding protein: protein MPATVQSQIADRHALRLGFLALTDAAPLVAAQELGLFAHHGLRIQLCREVGWATIRDKVIYGELDAAHAPAPMLWAAQLGLDCAPADVCTGLVLNLHGNAITLSNRLWAAGVRDTGTLREVALGRRGESKLTFGVVFPFSTHHLQLRQWLQAAGLDPERDVRIAVVPPAQMFRNLAAGTLDGYCAGEPWNTLAVQQNEGWCPAWSAQLSPGHVEKVLMVRATFAKQRAPEHAALIAALASAAAWCDEPRHRLQLADMLASPHHLNLPAKVIAPALLGRFATGHGRVESAPDFHVFSRGDASAPTPARAAALQSELVAAGLVPRGSASVSLPRRLFREDLYREATVNLDYHAHIHTKLHGGALVSA from the coding sequence ATGCCCGCCACCGTCCAGTCCCAAATCGCCGACCGGCACGCCTTGCGCCTGGGGTTCCTCGCGCTAACGGACGCCGCGCCGCTCGTCGCGGCGCAGGAGCTGGGCCTGTTCGCCCACCACGGCCTGCGGATCCAGCTCTGCCGCGAGGTTGGCTGGGCCACGATCCGCGACAAGGTGATCTACGGCGAGCTCGATGCCGCTCACGCCCCCGCGCCGATGCTCTGGGCGGCACAGCTCGGGCTCGATTGCGCGCCGGCGGATGTCTGCACCGGCCTCGTGCTCAATCTCCACGGCAATGCCATCACCCTTTCGAACCGCCTGTGGGCGGCCGGGGTGCGGGATACCGGCACGCTGCGCGAAGTGGCGCTCGGCCGGCGGGGCGAAAGCAAACTCACCTTCGGTGTGGTCTTCCCGTTCTCCACCCATCACCTGCAGCTGCGGCAGTGGCTGCAGGCCGCCGGCCTCGATCCCGAGCGCGACGTGCGTATCGCCGTCGTGCCGCCCGCGCAGATGTTCCGCAATCTCGCCGCCGGCACGCTCGACGGCTACTGCGCCGGCGAACCTTGGAACACCCTCGCCGTGCAGCAGAACGAGGGCTGGTGCCCCGCGTGGAGCGCGCAGCTCTCGCCGGGCCATGTGGAGAAGGTGTTGATGGTCCGCGCGACCTTCGCGAAGCAGCGCGCCCCGGAGCACGCCGCGCTGATCGCCGCGCTGGCCTCGGCCGCCGCGTGGTGCGACGAGCCGCGCCACCGCCTGCAGCTCGCGGACATGCTCGCCTCCCCGCACCACCTCAACCTGCCCGCCAAGGTCATCGCTCCCGCCTTGCTCGGTCGGTTCGCCACCGGTCACGGCCGGGTCGAGAGTGCGCCCGATTTCCATGTCTTCAGCCGCGGCGATGCCAGCGCCCCTACCCCGGCGCGCGCCGCGGCTTTGCAGTCCGAACTCGTCGCGGCCGGCCTCGTGCCGCGCGGGTCCGCCTCCGTCAGCTTACCCCGCCGTCTCTTTCGCGAGGACTTGTATCGCGAAGCTACCGTCAACCTCGACTACCATGCACACATCCACACCAAGCTCCACGGCGGGGCACTCGTCTCCGCTTAG
- a CDS encoding CmpA/NrtA family ABC transporter substrate-binding protein: MHTSTPSSTAGHSSPLSRRQFLTRGAALAGTAALWAALGNKSWAATVGATSDAPEVTDLNFGMIALTDCSPIVIAHEKGLFKKYGINSTVTKGANWAAIRDNLSTGSIQATHMLIGMPLASTMGLAGSPKKPMVIPWLLNRNGQAISLKAEWKGKVGADPKALKPFADQANKLGEPLTFAQTFPPGTHAMWMRYYLAAGGINPDKDVSLIVVPPAQMVANMKIGKMDGFCVGEPWGARAIADGIGFTSVSTQDIWKDHPEKVCAFTEEFALRNPKTVKAVLKALHEASVWLDDLANRPEQCEIVSKATYINCQKEIILGRLQGHYDYGDGRKKEDEFYMHFSRRNCNYPQAKYAKWFLSQYRRWGMVTGTPDYEGVAKRVMRADLYEEAMQEIGYAHGGADHSPETLFDGATFDPANPEAYATGFAVKNLKG, translated from the coding sequence ATGCACACATCCACACCAAGCTCCACGGCGGGGCACTCGTCTCCGCTTAGCCGCCGCCAATTCCTCACCCGCGGCGCAGCCCTGGCCGGCACCGCCGCCCTCTGGGCCGCCCTCGGCAACAAAAGTTGGGCCGCCACCGTCGGCGCCACCTCCGACGCGCCCGAGGTCACCGACCTCAACTTCGGCATGATCGCGCTGACTGACTGCTCGCCCATCGTCATCGCGCACGAGAAGGGCCTGTTCAAAAAATACGGCATCAACTCCACCGTCACGAAGGGCGCCAACTGGGCCGCCATCCGCGACAACCTCTCCACCGGTTCCATCCAGGCCACCCACATGCTGATCGGCATGCCGCTCGCCTCGACCATGGGCCTCGCCGGCTCGCCCAAGAAGCCGATGGTCATCCCGTGGCTGCTCAACCGCAACGGCCAGGCCATCTCGCTCAAGGCCGAGTGGAAGGGCAAGGTCGGCGCTGATCCCAAGGCCCTCAAGCCCTTCGCCGATCAGGCCAACAAGCTCGGCGAGCCGCTGACCTTCGCCCAGACTTTCCCGCCCGGCACCCACGCCATGTGGATGCGCTACTACCTCGCCGCCGGCGGCATCAATCCCGACAAGGATGTCTCCCTCATCGTCGTCCCGCCGGCCCAGATGGTCGCCAACATGAAGATCGGCAAGATGGACGGCTTCTGCGTCGGCGAGCCGTGGGGCGCCCGCGCCATCGCCGACGGCATCGGCTTCACCTCCGTCAGCACACAGGACATCTGGAAAGACCACCCTGAAAAGGTTTGCGCCTTCACCGAGGAGTTCGCCCTCAGGAACCCGAAGACCGTCAAGGCCGTCCTCAAGGCCCTGCACGAGGCCAGCGTCTGGCTCGACGACCTGGCCAACCGCCCCGAGCAATGCGAGATCGTCTCCAAGGCCACCTACATCAACTGCCAGAAGGAGATCATCCTCGGCCGTCTGCAGGGCCACTACGATTACGGCGACGGCCGCAAGAAGGAGGATGAGTTCTACATGCACTTCAGCCGGCGGAACTGCAATTACCCGCAGGCCAAGTATGCCAAGTGGTTCCTCTCGCAATACCGCCGCTGGGGCATGGTGACCGGCACGCCCGACTACGAGGGCGTGGCCAAGCGCGTCATGCGCGCCGATCTCTACGAGGAGGCCATGCAGGAAATCGGCTACGCCCACGGCGGCGCCGACCACTCCCCCGAGACGCTCTTCGACGGCGCCACCTTCGATCCCGCCAACCCCGAGGCCTACGCCACCGGCTTCGCGGTCAAGAACCTCAAGGGCTGA
- the ntrB gene encoding nitrate ABC transporter permease — MKTFKLDWLILPFVGFGIVLALWAISSNTWAPNLPSPAKTWEASREYVLSPFAKRGEMDQGILRFTWYSLILVAQGYAVALIVGTPIGFCLGLSKTFTKIFDPIIQILRPVSPLAWLPLGLVLFMNAGKEAGTYGALFTIAICAMWPTVLNTAVGVRAVPQDFLNVGRVLKLSRWKTLTKILIPATLPYMFTGFRLSLGIAWLAIVAAEMLTGRPGAGGFLWQEYNALIYEHIILSIIVIGLVGFGLDRLMSLLERRFKSI, encoded by the coding sequence ATGAAAACCTTCAAGCTCGACTGGCTCATCCTGCCTTTTGTCGGCTTCGGCATCGTGCTCGCGCTCTGGGCCATCTCCAGCAATACGTGGGCGCCCAACTTGCCCTCACCGGCCAAGACCTGGGAGGCCAGTCGGGAATATGTGCTGTCGCCCTTCGCCAAGCGCGGTGAGATGGACCAGGGCATCCTGCGCTTCACCTGGTATTCGCTGATCCTCGTAGCCCAGGGTTACGCCGTCGCGCTGATCGTCGGCACGCCCATCGGCTTCTGCCTCGGTCTCTCGAAGACCTTCACGAAGATCTTCGACCCGATCATCCAGATCCTGCGTCCGGTCTCGCCGCTCGCGTGGCTGCCGCTGGGTCTGGTGCTCTTCATGAACGCGGGCAAGGAGGCCGGCACCTACGGCGCGCTCTTCACCATCGCCATCTGCGCGATGTGGCCGACCGTGCTCAACACCGCCGTCGGTGTGCGCGCTGTGCCGCAAGATTTCCTCAACGTCGGCCGCGTCCTCAAGCTCTCGCGATGGAAGACCCTCACCAAGATCCTCATCCCGGCCACCCTGCCCTACATGTTCACGGGCTTCCGGCTGTCGCTCGGCATTGCGTGGCTGGCGATTGTCGCCGCGGAGATGCTCACCGGCCGGCCGGGCGCGGGCGGCTTCCTCTGGCAGGAATACAACGCGCTCATCTACGAGCACATCATCCTTTCGATCATCGTCATCGGCCTCGTGGGCTTCGGCCTCGACCGGCTGATGAGTCTCCTCGAACGCCGCTTCAAGAGTATCTGA
- a CDS encoding ABC transporter ATP-binding protein: protein MAFLEITNVSKGFGGPPVLTNINLAIERGEFVAIVGYSGSGKTTLISLIAGLTRPDTGTVKLNDLEITAPGPDRGVVFQNYSLLPWLTATENIALAIDQVFPNHSAEKRRLIGETAIATVNLAPHAHKLPRELSGGQRQRVSVARALAMDPQILLLDEPLSALDALTRATLQDEFERIWEKDKKTVVLITNDVDEALLLADRIIPLTPGPGAHLGPSFPVALARPRDRKALNHDPEFKRLRALISNELLGYNARRKATVTRKLVLPDILPEDLNNPSGRRRPLRPHEIKEEQVTLNP from the coding sequence ATGGCCTTTCTCGAAATCACGAACGTCAGCAAGGGCTTCGGCGGGCCGCCGGTGCTCACCAACATCAACCTCGCCATCGAGCGCGGCGAATTCGTGGCCATCGTCGGTTATTCGGGTTCCGGCAAGACCACGCTCATCTCGCTGATCGCAGGCCTCACGCGCCCCGACACCGGCACCGTCAAGCTCAACGACCTCGAGATCACCGCACCCGGCCCCGATCGCGGCGTGGTGTTCCAAAATTACTCACTGCTGCCCTGGCTCACTGCGACGGAGAACATCGCCCTCGCCATCGACCAGGTCTTCCCGAACCACTCGGCCGAGAAGCGCCGGCTGATCGGCGAGACGGCCATCGCCACCGTCAACCTCGCGCCGCACGCCCACAAGCTCCCGCGCGAGCTCTCCGGCGGCCAGCGCCAGCGCGTCTCCGTCGCCCGCGCCCTGGCCATGGACCCGCAGATCCTGCTGCTCGACGAGCCGCTCTCCGCCCTCGACGCCCTTACCCGCGCCACGCTGCAGGACGAATTCGAACGCATCTGGGAAAAGGACAAAAAAACCGTCGTCCTCATCACCAACGACGTCGACGAGGCGCTCTTGCTCGCGGACCGCATCATCCCCCTCACACCCGGGCCGGGTGCGCATCTCGGACCGTCTTTCCCCGTCGCGCTTGCGCGCCCCCGTGATCGCAAGGCGCTCAACCATGACCCCGAGTTCAAGCGCCTCCGCGCCCTCATCTCCAACGAGCTGCTCGGCTACAACGCGCGCCGCAAGGCCACCGTCACGCGCAAACTGGTTCTGCCCGACATCCTGCCCGAGGACCTGAACAATCCGTCGGGCCGCCGGCGTCCGCTCCGGCCCCACGAGATCAAGGAAGAGCAAGTCACCCTCAACCCATGA
- a CDS encoding ABC transporter ATP-binding protein, whose amino-acid sequence MSAFLDISLLGKTYDTPKGPAVIVENFDLKIRKGEFITLIGHSGCGKSTVLSMIAGLTEISTGGVFLTGKEVAGAGPDRGVVFQAPCLLPWLTAFENVMLGVEQVYYTADPEERRQIVEYYLTVVGLGDALHKKPAELSQGMRQRCGIARAFALSPKVLLLDEPFGMLDSLTRVELQEVLLDLWQKDQKTALMVTHDVDEALFLSDRVVMMTSGPAATIGEILEIKFPRPRSRKQLLEDPGYYRLREELIGFLEERSHHRPARPAGSPPPPPTAPPKRSGFNRFLSALTPV is encoded by the coding sequence ATGAGCGCCTTTCTCGACATCTCCCTGCTCGGCAAAACCTATGACACCCCGAAGGGCCCGGCCGTCATCGTCGAAAACTTCGACCTCAAGATCCGCAAGGGCGAGTTCATCACGCTCATCGGCCACTCCGGTTGCGGCAAATCCACCGTCCTTTCCATGATCGCCGGGCTGACGGAAATCTCCACGGGTGGCGTGTTCCTCACCGGCAAGGAGGTCGCCGGAGCCGGACCGGACCGGGGCGTCGTCTTCCAGGCGCCCTGTCTGCTGCCGTGGCTCACCGCCTTTGAGAACGTCATGCTCGGCGTCGAGCAGGTCTATTACACCGCCGACCCCGAGGAGCGCCGCCAGATCGTCGAGTATTACCTGACCGTCGTCGGCCTGGGCGACGCCCTGCACAAGAAGCCCGCCGAACTTTCGCAGGGCATGCGGCAGCGCTGCGGCATCGCGCGCGCCTTCGCCCTGTCGCCCAAGGTGCTCCTGCTCGACGAGCCCTTCGGCATGCTCGACTCGCTCACGCGCGTCGAACTGCAGGAGGTGCTGCTCGACCTCTGGCAGAAGGACCAGAAGACCGCCCTCATGGTCACGCACGACGTGGACGAGGCACTGTTCCTCTCGGACCGCGTCGTTATGATGACCAGTGGTCCCGCCGCTACCATCGGCGAGATCCTTGAGATCAAGTTTCCCCGGCCCCGCTCGCGCAAGCAGTTGCTCGAAGACCCCGGGTATTACCGCCTCCGCGAGGAGCTCATCGGCTTCCTCGAGGAGCGCTCGCACCACCGCCCGGCCCGCCCCGCCGGTTCCCCGCCCCCGCCGCCGACTGCGCCGCCCAAGCGCTCCGGCTTCAACCGCTTTCTTAGTGCGCTGACCCCGGTCTGA
- a CDS encoding alginate export family protein: protein MNPLHRTQSSATVLCNLLGYKFAGRLALALASLVPVLHAQYVPPPPAQPFPGYINQALRASDPYMNVWDLGVNVRLREEDKSGAGTTNAGSSWDFSERTVDFNNNNYQLTRIMPRVGYTAKWFAVAIEGRSSYSLNDNRYSPTAAGHNLPELDGPLDLYQGYVVIGNHKEFPLSLKIGRQELVYGDQRLVGHARWLNVPHTFDAAKLRYQNAYVGVDVFTGGLVYIANDHLSKANSQDAFSGAYFNFPKLSQNHNVEAYLFARNVARGIVTDNWSAYAAPWRFPAPQDLYTAGVRVKSKPGVAGPWDYTVETMYQFGSRTAVFPATTVAAALAAPRLTQSAYAAVAQLGYSWAGNPWQPRLALIGSYGSGDNNPTDGTSHTFQNLFPSNHGLYGAMDLSSLQNIRDLRLAYSVKPKTNISLAVEGHLQWLDNSNDYWYNVAGVPRNFTGAAVGSGKGYRINPSYGSALGSELDLLAGWTFIPSATLELGLSRYFRGDYIKESLSAVGSKDAGYCYLQLTLNL from the coding sequence ATGAACCCACTCCACCGCACCCAGTCATCCGCCACCGTGCTTTGTAACCTATTAGGTTACAAATTCGCCGGCCGCCTTGCTCTTGCGCTCGCAAGCCTTGTCCCGGTCCTCCACGCCCAATACGTTCCGCCACCGCCGGCCCAGCCATTCCCCGGCTACATCAACCAAGCCCTTCGGGCTTCCGATCCCTACATGAACGTATGGGATCTTGGCGTAAACGTCCGCCTTCGCGAGGAGGACAAGAGCGGGGCCGGCACGACCAATGCCGGGTCCAGCTGGGATTTCTCCGAGCGGACGGTCGACTTCAACAATAACAACTATCAGCTCACGCGCATCATGCCGCGCGTCGGCTACACGGCGAAGTGGTTCGCGGTCGCGATCGAGGGCCGTTCCAGCTACTCGCTGAACGATAACCGCTACAGCCCCACGGCCGCCGGCCACAACCTGCCTGAGCTCGACGGCCCGCTCGACCTTTACCAGGGCTATGTCGTCATCGGCAACCACAAGGAATTCCCCCTCTCCCTGAAGATCGGCCGTCAGGAACTCGTTTACGGCGACCAGCGCCTCGTCGGCCATGCCCGCTGGCTCAACGTCCCGCACACCTTCGATGCCGCGAAGCTGCGCTACCAGAACGCCTACGTCGGAGTTGATGTCTTCACCGGCGGCCTCGTCTACATCGCCAACGACCACCTCAGCAAGGCGAATTCGCAGGATGCGTTCTCGGGGGCGTATTTCAATTTTCCCAAGCTCTCGCAGAACCACAACGTGGAGGCCTACCTGTTTGCGCGCAACGTCGCCCGCGGCATCGTCACCGACAACTGGTCGGCTTACGCCGCGCCGTGGCGCTTCCCCGCGCCGCAGGATCTCTACACCGCCGGTGTCCGCGTGAAGTCCAAGCCCGGCGTCGCCGGCCCCTGGGACTACACGGTCGAGACCATGTATCAGTTCGGCAGCCGCACCGCCGTTTTTCCCGCGACCACCGTCGCCGCCGCCCTGGCCGCGCCGCGCCTCACCCAGTCGGCCTACGCCGCCGTCGCCCAGCTCGGTTACTCCTGGGCGGGCAACCCCTGGCAGCCGCGCCTCGCCCTCATCGGCAGTTACGGCTCGGGCGACAACAACCCGACCGACGGGACCAGCCACACCTTTCAGAACCTCTTCCCGTCCAACCACGGGCTATACGGCGCCATGGACCTGAGCAGCCTGCAGAATATCCGCGACCTCCGGCTGGCCTACTCGGTCAAGCCCAAGACCAACATTTCGCTGGCCGTTGAAGGCCACCTGCAATGGCTCGATAACAGCAACGACTACTGGTATAACGTCGCCGGGGTGCCGAGGAACTTCACGGGCGCCGCCGTGGGCAGCGGCAAGGGCTACCGGATCAATCCGTCCTACGGCTCCGCGCTCGGTTCGGAACTCGATCTGCTCGCCGGCTGGACGTTCATCCCCAGCGCCACGCTGGAACTGGGCCTCAGCCGCTACTTCCGTGGCGACTACATCAAGGAGTCGCTCTCGGCCGTCGGCTCGAAGGATGCCGGCTACTGCTACCTGCAGCTCACGCTGAACCTCTGA